The Planococcus liqunii genome includes a region encoding these proteins:
- a CDS encoding CpsD/CapB family tyrosine-protein kinase: protein MFFKKRKQAKRLKLQQAPRKLVAHTHPRSFVVEQFRTLRTNINFSSPDSDIRSIVVTSAAPGEGKSTAAANLAVVFAQEGKKVLLIDGDMRKPTTHHTFHMANLKGLSNVLTRQASIEEAVQATEVDRLDLLTCGPIPPNPAELLASQSMNKLMEQLKNMYDLVVFDAPPVLSVADGQLIASKCEGTILVVNSGETEKEQALKAKEAIAASNSRIIGAVLNNFVPLKDGYYYQYYGTEK, encoded by the coding sequence ATGTTCTTTAAGAAAAGAAAACAAGCCAAACGATTGAAATTGCAGCAAGCACCAAGAAAACTGGTCGCTCATACCCACCCACGCTCTTTCGTCGTGGAACAATTCCGGACACTTCGGACCAACATCAACTTCTCGTCACCGGATTCAGATATCCGTTCGATTGTTGTCACGTCTGCAGCACCAGGGGAAGGAAAATCCACCGCCGCAGCCAATTTAGCGGTCGTATTCGCCCAAGAAGGCAAAAAAGTATTGTTGATCGACGGCGATATGCGAAAACCAACGACCCATCACACTTTCCATATGGCGAATTTGAAAGGCTTGTCGAACGTTTTGACGCGCCAGGCAAGCATTGAAGAAGCGGTCCAAGCAACAGAAGTGGACCGCCTCGACTTATTGACGTGCGGACCGATTCCACCGAATCCGGCAGAACTGCTTGCTTCCCAGTCGATGAATAAACTGATGGAGCAATTGAAGAACATGTACGACCTCGTTGTTTTCGATGCGCCACCGGTTTTGTCAGTAGCCGATGGCCAATTGATCGCCAGCAAATGCGAAGGTACGATACTGGTGGTCAATTCCGGAGAAACAGAAAAAGAACAGGCGTTAAAAGCGAAAGAAGCCATTGCTGCTTCCAATAGTCGGATCATCGGTGCGGTCTTGAACAATTTCGTGCCCCTAAAAGACGGCTACTACTATCAATACTACGGTACTGAAAAGTAA